Proteins from a single region of Styela clava chromosome 1, kaStyClav1.hap1.2, whole genome shotgun sequence:
- the LOC120325441 gene encoding uncharacterized protein LOC120325441, with amino-acid sequence MNMITIICLMFISEITANYTPKEEFVHSEFFERFDKKISLIEASKFKFPKQEGFVSKKHPECDRIRYTSGPDEFCSSYDGEKHSTCGDRKCTHISYYGSTKCNPQVKLFKPFRHYGVECKKPNKFCHGGKSNDGGENVLYPDPHRSHDLIDDSCECQTIWCFGEIMTIYEKGGKLFEGNVTVKTPCKCECRKRFIMIGPYRKGK; translated from the exons ATGAATATGATTACTATTATTTGTTTGATGTTTATTTCTGAGATAACTGCAAACTATACACCAAAAGAAGAATTCGTACATTCGGAATTCTTTGAACGATTTGACAAAAAG ATATCTCTGATTGAAGCAAGTAagtttaaatttccgaaacaagAGGGATTCGtgtcaaaaaaacacccggaATGTGATCGAATCAG ATATACTTCCGGCCCAGATGAATTTTGTTCTTCGTATGACGGAGAAAAACACTCAACTTGTGGAGATAGGAAATGTACTCACATATCTTACTACGGATCAACAAAATGTAATCCACAAGTGAAATTGTTCAAACCTTTCAGACACTACGGGGTTGAATGCAA GAAGCCAAATAAATTTTGCCACGGTGGTAAAAGTAACGATGGCGGAGAGAATGTCTTGTATCCAGACCCGCATAGATCACACGATTTAATTGACGACTCTTGTGAATGTCAAACTATCTGGTGCTTTGGTGAAATTATGACAATTTACGAAAAAGGTGGTAAATTGTTCGAGGGAAACGTCACAGTGAAG ACTCCGTGCAAATGTGAATGCAGAAAGAGATTCATTATGATTGGACCTTATCGTAAAGGCAAATAA
- the LOC120340432 gene encoding baculoviral IAP repeat-containing protein 7-like, translated as MSSNFDNEVLINSLESGFETRLFDIVDRDGVTNSGNRDAPGQSCVYILSGNHENEGYRIATFAKYPENIPVLPIHLARAGFYYTGFRDRVKCFSCGITVENWMIGDDPSLGSWHKTDCTMARGNNIRNVASDSVYPSLMRQILGPSSNSQRNNRHQEPSQSAQPCSLQGAESTYNDVTERLNHVSLGNQVADAVNVQFQFADIVDQEHGRMLRTLNLYKEEDRRKTYQKWPTYPAPYLSSTLAKNGLFYLGNLDRTQCYFCGGVLRNWAANDDVQLQHRSHFGNCKMFTSNHTGNIPLSEQERQNADAADRVRLQQVLLGDDDPIQEPPDLPAEDQRRMAALYPLNAPINPHMRTMQARLQSFDNWPERTRATKEQIAKAGFFYLGQSDKTKCFYCNGGLQNWDPNDEPWTEHAKWFPGCAFVIREKGQEFVRRQFELHPNLNRPTIRNSVSYDIPPDVPPTQTNINIESLQDMGFPTERIQRLMRRKTEIDRRGYTDVQELIEDLLAADLSSPVDQNTSSMQEAEEHHSAAVQGAPMIAVAAGAVAGHKRNGDNSSNEAKKIRTQSPVSASREMAENLRFMQESDRCRNCLMNPADVVSIPCGHLGACSDCARNMKRCFICKMKVQSQVKVFRA; from the exons ATGTCATCcaattttgataatgaagttCTAATCAACTCTCTTGAATCAG GTTTTGAAACAAGACTTTTTGACATTGTTGATAGAGATGGGGTAACCAATAGTGGAAATCGTGATGCACCAG GTCAGAGTTGTGTGTACATACTATCTGGAAATCACGAAAATGAGGGATACAGAATTGCAACCTTTGCAAAATATCCAGAAAATATTCCAGTTTTACCAATTCATCTCGCTCGCGCAGGATTCTATTATACAGGGTTTCGAGATAGAGTGAAATGTTTCAG TTGTGGCATAACAGTTGAAAACTGGATGATTGGTGATGACCCATCTCTGGGAAGTTGGCATAAGACAGATTGCACCATGGCACGAGGAAATAACATACGGAATGTTGCGTCTGATTCTGTTTATCCTAGTTTAATGAGGCAAATTTTGGGTCCGAGCAGTAATTCTCAAAGAAATAATAGACACCAG gAACCATCTCAATCTGCTCAACCCTGTAGCTTGCAGGGAGCCG AATCGACCTACAATGATGTTACAGAAAGACTTAATCACGTTAGCCTCGGTAACCAAGTTGCTGATGCAGTCAAT GTACAGTTTCAGTTTGCTGACATCGTAGATCAAGAACATGGAAGAATGTTAAGAACACTCAATTTATACAAAGAAGAAGATAGAAG aaaaaCTTATCAAAAATGGCCGACTTATCCAGCGCCGTATTTGTCAAGCACTCTGGCTAAAAATGGTTTATTTTATCTCGGAAATCTAGACAGAACGCAATGTTATTTTTGTGGTGGTGTGCTGAGGAATTGGGCCGCTAATGATGACGTTCAACTTCAACACAGATCACATTTTGGCAATTGCAA AATGTTTACAAGCAACCATACTGGAAACATACCCTTGTCTGAACAAGAACGGCAAAACGCTGATGCCGCAGATCGTGTAAGATTGCAACAAGTTCTCTTGGGAGATGATGACCCAATACAAGAACCACCAGATCTTCCAGCAGAAGATCAAAGAAGAATGGCAGCTTTATACCCTTTGAATGCTCCCATTAATCCACACATGCGAACAATGCAAGCAAGACTTCAAAGCTTTGATAATTGGCCTGAACGAACAAGAGCCACAAAAGAGCAGATTGCAAAAGCTGGATTTTTTTACTTGG GTCAGTCTGACAAAACCAAGTGTTTCTATTGCAATGGTGGATTACAGAATTGGGATCCAAATGATGAGCCATGGACCGAGCATGCGAAGTGGTTTCCTGG TTGCGCTTTCGTGATCAGAGAAAAAGGACAAGAGTTTGTACGACGGCAGTTCGAGCTTCATCCTAATTTGAATCGGCCAACAATTAGAAATTCAGTCTCGTACGATATTCCTCCTGATGTTCCACCAACCCAGACAAATATCAATATTGAATCTTTACAAGATATGGGATTCCCAACAGAAAGGATTCAAAGACTAATGAGAAG AAAAACTGAAATAGATAGAAGGGGTTACACAGATGTTCAAGAGCTGATTGAAGATCTGCTGGCAGCAGATTTATCAAGTCCTGTGGATCAAAATACATCATCCATGCAAGAAGCTGAAGAACATCACAGCGCTGCCGTTCAAGGTGCACCAATGATTGCTGTTGCAGCAGGTGCAGTTGCAGGACACAAAAGGAACGGAGATAATTCGAGTAATGAGGCAAAAAAGATAAGAACTCAGTCACCTGTATCTG CATCAAGAGAAATGGCTGAAAATCTAAGATTCATGCAAGAATCCGACAGATGTCGAAATTGTTTGATGAATCCAGCGGATGTTGTATCAATACCATGCGGACATCTTGGAGCATGCTCTGATTGTGCAAGGAATATGAAGAGATGTTTTATTTGTAAAATGAAAGTGCAATCTCAAGTGAAAGTATTCAGAGCCTGA